The window TGTCGGGTATTGCAGCGTCGGCGGGGCCGGGACTCATCGGTGGACTGATCGTTGGCGCGACGACCGGAAAAGCGTTGGCGCTTGCGATGGACAAGCCGTTTCTCGCGATCAACCATCTCGAGGCGCATGCGCTGACGGCTGGTCTGACCGACGGCATCCGCCCGCCTTATTTGATGCTGCTCGTATCCGGCGGACATACGCAACTTCTTCTGGTTGAAGGTGTCGGCCGTTACCAGAGGCTCGCGACTACGATCGACGACGCGCTGGGTGAAGCCTACGATAAGACGGCGAAGCTCCTCGGGCTGCCGATGCCGGGCGGTCCAGCCGTGGAGCAGGCCGCGTTGCGGGGTAATGCGAGCCGGTTCACGCTGCCTCGACCGATGAAGGGACGCGCGGATCCCAACTTCTCGTTCGCAGGACTGAAGACGGCGGTGCGACATGCCGCCGCCGGGGCCGCTCCGCTCTCATCGAGCGATGTCGATGATTTGTGCGCGAGCTTTCAGGCTGCGGTTTCGGACAGTGTCCGGGATCGCGTTCGTCTGGCGATGGAAACGGCCGGGCCGCTCCTGTCCGGTGCCTCTGGACGAGCTTTCGTCGTCGCGGGCGGGGTGGCGGCAAATGCCGCGCTGCGAACGGCGCTGACGGCTGTTGCCGCGGAGCACGGCTTCTCCTTCCATGCGCCGCCGCTGGGGCTATGCACCGACAATGGCGCTATGGTTGCCTGGGCTGGCGCGGAACGGCTGGCGCTCGGGCTGATCGACGGCCTCGATGCGCCCGTTAAGCCGCGCTGGCCGCTCGATCCGGATGCCGTGAAAGCTCGAGGTGCCGGCGTCAAAGCTTGAATGCAAGCGGACGACACAGGCACGTGCTAGGGTCCGGCAAAAATTTAAGCGGGGAAGCCTTTGCAACTCAATTCGATCAGTGTCATCGGCGGCGGTGCGTGGGGAACTGCGCTGGCGCAGGCGCTTGCTCTCGGCGGCAATTCCGTCGTGCTTTGGGCGCGTGAACCCGAGATCGTCGAGGACATCAACAAGCGCCACGTCAATCGCGTGTATTTGCCCGGCGTAGATCTGGACCACCGGATCAGGGCGACGGCGGATCTGAAAGAAGCGGCCGCAGCAAATGCGATTCTTGCCGTCGTTCCGGCTCAGCACATGCGCGTGGTCATGGCCACGATGGCGCGCCATCTCGCGGACGGTGTTCCCGTCATCGTTTGCGCAAAAGGCATCGAGCGCGAGAGCGGAAAGCTTATGGGTGAGGTTGTCGCCGAAGCCGCGCCCCGCGCTCAGCTCGCTATTCTGACGGGCCCAAGCTTCGCAGCCGATGTGGCGCGGGGGCTTCCTTCGGCACTGACGTTTGCGTGCCGCAATGAGACGTTGGGTCGAGCGCTGGCGGCGGCGTTGTCGTCGCGACAAATGCGGCTTTACTGGTCGAGTGACGTGCTCGGCGCGGAGCTGGGCGGGGCGGTCAAGAACGTCCTCGCGATCGCGGCTGGAATTGTTGAGGGTCGGGGTCTTGGCACAAGCGCGCACGCGGCGATCGTTACGCGTGGATTCGCTGAGCTTCGCCGTTTTGGCGAAGCGATGGGTGCGCGATCGGAAACGCTGCTTGGGCTTTCCGGGCTCGGCGATCTCATCCTCACATGCGGCAGTACGCAGTCGCGCAATATGTCGCTTGGGCGGGCGCTCGGCGAGGGACGGGCGTTGCAAGACATTCTTGGCGCCCGATCGGCGGTGACGGAAGGCGTGTACACCTCGGCGG is drawn from Hyphomicrobium methylovorum and contains these coding sequences:
- the tsaD gene encoding tRNA (adenosine(37)-N6)-threonylcarbamoyltransferase complex transferase subunit TsaD — encoded protein: MTSRVQTQSGSQIVLGIETSCDETAAAVVTRDASGAGRILSNVVLSQFDKHALYGGVVPEIAARAHTEALDHIVRTALVEANVTLADLSGIAASAGPGLIGGLIVGATTGKALALAMDKPFLAINHLEAHALTAGLTDGIRPPYLMLLVSGGHTQLLLVEGVGRYQRLATTIDDALGEAYDKTAKLLGLPMPGGPAVEQAALRGNASRFTLPRPMKGRADPNFSFAGLKTAVRHAAAGAAPLSSSDVDDLCASFQAAVSDSVRDRVRLAMETAGPLLSGASGRAFVVAGGVAANAALRTALTAVAAEHGFSFHAPPLGLCTDNGAMVAWAGAERLALGLIDGLDAPVKPRWPLDPDAVKARGAGVKA
- a CDS encoding NAD(P)H-dependent glycerol-3-phosphate dehydrogenase, with product MQLNSISVIGGGAWGTALAQALALGGNSVVLWAREPEIVEDINKRHVNRVYLPGVDLDHRIRATADLKEAAAANAILAVVPAQHMRVVMATMARHLADGVPVIVCAKGIERESGKLMGEVVAEAAPRAQLAILTGPSFAADVARGLPSALTFACRNETLGRALAAALSSRQMRLYWSSDVLGAELGGAVKNVLAIAAGIVEGRGLGTSAHAAIVTRGFAELRRFGEAMGARSETLLGLSGLGDLILTCGSTQSRNMSLGRALGEGRALQDILGARSAVTEGVYTSAALVRLAREKHVEMPIAEAVHSIIEGRISVDDAIADLMQRPLKEED